The Thalassotalea piscium sequence TTAATAGCAGAGGCACTTTACCAGCAAATTCCCGCACAAGGTAAAGTTGTTATGATCACTTCACGCATGGGCTCGATAACTGATAATACGTCAGGTGGACGTTATGGTTACCGTATGTCTAAAGCGGCATTGAATGCCGCTGCGGTGTCACTTACCAATGATCTTACTCCTCATGAGATTGCTGTCGGTATATTCCACCCAGGTTATGTACAGACTGATATGGTTAATCATAGTGGTGATATTAGCGCAAATGAGTGTGGTCAGCGTTTAGTCACCCTTATTAATCAGCTATCAATGAAAGATAGTGGTGTTTTTAGGCATTCAAATGGTGCTATTTTACCTTGGTAATGTTCTAA is a genomic window containing:
- a CDS encoding SDR family oxidoreductase: MKNIVITGANRGIGLALTTLFQQQGDNVYALCRTSSEALNALKVNIITGVDVVSPKGMSVIKDELKGVTIDILICNAGILRDEQLGNINSDTIREQFEVNALAPLLIAEALYQQIPAQGKVVMITSRMGSITDNTSGGRYGYRMSKAALNAAAVSLTNDLTPHEIAVGIFHPGYVQTDMVNHSGDISANECGQRLVTLINQLSMKDSGVFRHSNGAILPW